A region from the Rufibacter sp. DG15C genome encodes:
- a CDS encoding T9SS type A sorting domain-containing protein, with protein MKKLILPWVITLYILVFNIPLKNQAQGSLLDGYIPVFSEGQTTVPFYAASSYAVSEAAFPQITESEGALLFCTETASAPYQQNGCDDAKPSEISGSLVDPCPGAVVTYSVTANPDFTNYEWEMPRSGTGNIHSDWMIISGQGTNTIRVRAGEKNGTIKLTVTHNKCGKKVQTLAVTPKNGCVGTCPAPTATLVGPSVVCYIYEDDTNPYTYAVENPQEGVTYDFMFPEGFIVVNSGPDFAEVLSFFIPGEVDSVQTVMLLASNGCNSSINTLNVTLRDQNCEPGGVLPVELVSFNGISRNGSVELSWSTATEINNDRFEVERSTNGKDFSTIGEVKGAGNSSMLLSYGYKDKQAPAGNVYYRLNQVDLDGSHEYSKVVSVQHSASTAAQGMQIKLFPNPITDGNLTVKVESLPEGSGNISYSVMDMNGKLLHTATLAANTTEVNLPLRSLGLRQGVYVVSFTSGKESQMQRILIQ; from the coding sequence ATGAAAAAGCTCATACTCCCATGGGTCATAACCCTGTACATTTTAGTTTTTAACATACCCCTCAAAAATCAAGCGCAAGGATCTTTGCTAGATGGATACATCCCGGTCTTTTCTGAGGGGCAGACAACAGTTCCATTTTATGCCGCATCCTCCTATGCTGTAAGTGAAGCAGCCTTCCCTCAAATAACAGAGAGTGAAGGGGCTTTACTCTTTTGCACAGAAACCGCCTCTGCTCCCTATCAACAAAATGGATGTGATGATGCCAAGCCCTCAGAGATCTCTGGTTCATTGGTAGACCCCTGTCCAGGCGCTGTTGTCACCTACAGCGTTACTGCCAATCCAGATTTTACCAATTATGAATGGGAAATGCCCCGATCAGGGACAGGGAACATTCATTCTGATTGGATGATCATCTCCGGACAAGGCACCAATACCATACGTGTGAGAGCAGGTGAGAAAAATGGGACCATCAAGTTAACCGTTACGCATAACAAGTGCGGCAAGAAAGTACAGACGTTAGCGGTAACTCCTAAAAACGGCTGCGTTGGGACATGCCCAGCGCCTACAGCCACCTTAGTGGGGCCATCTGTTGTCTGTTACATATATGAAGATGATACCAATCCCTACACCTATGCGGTAGAAAATCCTCAGGAGGGAGTGACGTATGATTTCATGTTCCCAGAGGGATTTATTGTCGTGAACAGTGGTCCAGACTTTGCCGAGGTGCTATCCTTCTTTATTCCAGGCGAAGTAGACTCAGTACAGACGGTCATGTTATTAGCATCTAATGGCTGTAATTCAAGTATAAATACGCTCAATGTAACCCTACGTGATCAGAATTGTGAGCCTGGAGGCGTTTTGCCAGTAGAACTTGTCTCTTTTAATGGCATATCTAGAAATGGTTCAGTAGAATTGAGCTGGTCTACTGCTACAGAAATAAACAATGACAGATTTGAAGTAGAGCGCAGCACCAACGGGAAAGACTTTTCTACCATTGGAGAGGTCAAAGGGGCTGGTAACAGCAGCATGCTCTTGTCATATGGGTACAAAGACAAGCAAGCCCCAGCAGGAAACGTTTATTACCGGCTAAATCAAGTTGACCTGGATGGGTCCCATGAATACTCTAAAGTGGTAAGTGTGCAACACTCAGCTTCAACGGCAGCGCAAGGCATGCAGATTAAGCTTTTCCCTAATCCAATTACAGACGGCAACCTCACGGTAAAAGTAGAAAGCTTACCCGAAGGCTCTGGAAATATTTCATACAGCGTGATGGACATGAACGGGAAGCTCTTACATACGGCCACTTTAGCCGCCAACACCACAGAAGTGAACCTGCCTCTCCGTAGTCTAGGCTTGCGACAGGGAGTATATGTGGTTTCCTTCACTTCAGGGAAGGAGTCACAGATGCAAAGAATATTAATTCAATAA
- a CDS encoding T9SS type A sorting domain-containing protein gives MKRLLLSWVITLSIFLSPSFSQTSQAQCPSASNTFRIGNTSNGIEFTYLSAQVVNSYYVRLTFKVVNYYKNSGMDYLACQMPTGAGVVSSGVSIKSPLARIYTVTNGTNVVNKDFPSFYGAKMVSVDEKSQFKSGGNFGQNNDHYTLDLSLYEFTLLNTLHVAVRAGGDGGGAGNEKYFVTPINVSGCKAGLMGSVANFTPNMISGPTQPMTGDIVQYSISQDEGYTYKWGVPDVNDGLNNAPGWEILAGQNTNTVTVKVGAAGGSMRVEVTNPAASSSIKTNARTMPIAVIPNPLPVELVKFTAVPKEGAIELSWSTATEIDNERFDIERSLNGRDFIKIGETKGAGNSSILLNYSFIDKKAPQGTLYYRLNQVDFDKDYEYSKVVAVVNRLSDQASAMKVHPNPVTDGSITIRYQCDLAPNETLVLRVLDLSGKTMHSKELKEASGEVNLKIYSLGLRKGVYLFSLTSASGSQIQRVLIQ, from the coding sequence ATGAAAAGACTTTTACTTTCATGGGTTATTACCCTTTCCATTTTCCTGTCTCCTTCATTTTCCCAAACCTCCCAAGCGCAGTGCCCTAGTGCTTCCAACACTTTCAGAATTGGTAACACAAGTAATGGCATTGAATTTACCTATTTAAGTGCCCAGGTAGTTAATTCTTATTATGTGAGGTTGACCTTTAAAGTGGTGAACTACTATAAAAACAGCGGCATGGACTATTTAGCCTGCCAGATGCCTACGGGCGCTGGGGTAGTATCTTCTGGGGTTTCTATAAAATCACCCCTAGCGCGCATTTATACCGTGACCAACGGCACCAACGTGGTCAATAAAGATTTTCCTTCTTTTTATGGAGCCAAAATGGTGTCTGTAGATGAGAAAAGCCAGTTTAAATCTGGAGGGAATTTTGGCCAAAACAATGACCATTATACCTTGGATTTAAGCCTTTACGAGTTCACGTTGCTGAATACCTTGCATGTAGCCGTGAGGGCCGGAGGAGATGGTGGAGGCGCGGGTAATGAAAAGTACTTCGTTACTCCCATAAACGTGTCTGGTTGTAAAGCTGGTTTGATGGGAAGTGTGGCCAATTTTACGCCTAATATGATCTCTGGGCCAACCCAACCCATGACCGGCGATATTGTTCAATATTCTATCTCCCAAGATGAGGGGTATACTTACAAATGGGGCGTGCCAGATGTAAATGATGGCCTTAATAATGCACCGGGCTGGGAGATACTAGCAGGCCAAAACACCAATACGGTTACCGTCAAAGTAGGGGCCGCCGGTGGCTCAATGCGTGTGGAAGTAACCAACCCAGCTGCGTCTTCCTCTATTAAAACCAACGCACGCACCATGCCTATTGCCGTCATTCCCAATCCTCTGCCAGTAGAGCTAGTGAAATTTACTGCCGTCCCTAAGGAGGGAGCCATAGAATTGAGTTGGTCTACCGCCACCGAAATAGACAATGAACGGTTTGACATAGAGAGAAGCCTCAACGGCCGCGACTTCATAAAAATTGGCGAAACGAAGGGCGCTGGCAACAGCAGTATTCTGCTAAATTATTCTTTTATAGATAAGAAAGCGCCCCAAGGTACTCTTTACTACAGATTGAACCAGGTAGACTTTGACAAGGACTATGAGTACTCCAAAGTGGTGGCCGTTGTTAATAGGCTATCAGATCAAGCAAGTGCCATGAAGGTCCATCCAAACCCTGTCACAGATGGTTCCATAACAATTAGGTATCAATGTGACTTAGCCCCAAATGAGACCCTAGTACTACGAGTGCTGGACCTAAGTGGCAAAACCATGCATTCTAAAGAGTTGAAAGAAGCCTCTGGCGAAGTCAATCTAAAGATATACTCGTTAGGCTTGAGAAAGGGAGTGTACCTATTTTCACTGACGTCCGCGAGTGGTTCTCAAATTCAAAGAGTTTTAATTCAGTAA
- a CDS encoding YDG domain-containing protein, translating into MEKLLLSWVDTRLPLFFAYSQKTLLKYGKALLLLFLFLFTASYAQAQVVVTTTATGGTDISADNAANSLGGGTFTTLGDIVISETSMTNFRASQTLTIVAPTGWQFGNGGITNTVTGDNGSQNVSIGVITYTSTTLSIPINVTGTNKRDIIRLIGVRVKANSGADIPASGILTASFTATSPASSIGITNTTSLGALSQKVGQVSKLAITTQPSSTTYGSAIGTSVVKSQDQFGNLSTTNLPSNLNVTAIISSGTGTLNNNVLNIGTTGTNGTVTFSNLNATTAGVKRITFSAPGLTSAISNEFTVNQRPLTVTASAQSKIYDGNNVATASLTNNALSGDVVVATAGQALFSDKHVGTGKTVSISGITIGGAAAGNYSLSSTNATTTASITAKSIALEGVSAETKVYDGTTSASLTGTPSFNSAISGDDVSVDLNAMTATFDTKAVGTNKQIIISNPTAALRGGDAGNYTLTTNVKGAITPLAIVGEVTVANKVYDKTTAATISSRTLQGEISGDVVSYIGGTATFDNENVGTGKTVAVSGLGLTGADAGNYTVNTTATATADITKRAIVLTVNAADKAYDGTTSAEATISSNIISGDNLTVEYGSAVFASKAVGTHTVTVSGISFVGPDQDNYAIPDGGEATGTASITKKALVMSNASADDKVYDRTNAAIISGDLNGIIPGDEVTVNHAGAFASINVGNNIQVNVVSTLSGADAGNYTIAQPSGLVADITPKELTVLNAAALGKVYNAKRATTITGTLDGMIAPDVVTLVGTGNFQSSEVGTRNVTSTSTLGGASAGNYTLVQPTNLSATITPKPLSIGSILAQSKIYDGNINATVTGTLGGVEADDVNDVTLQFSGTFSDPNVGTNKAVTANATLTGDKAFNYSLTQPVGLTANITAKQLTVSGITAVSRVYDRTTVATLQGTPVLSGLQDGEAVDFNMAGLTASFATKTVGNNKAVTVTGNPLTGPNAGNYSLAQISGLTASITPLALTISGAVANNKVYDGNTSATFAGTLTGVILNDVVALNKVANFATPNVGNNIAVTSTSTLTGGDATNYSLTQPTGLAANITGKVLTIANAAAANKVYDGNNVATITGTLSGLAPGDNVTLNLSGTFAQVNVGTGITVTSTSTITGPQSTNYTFNQPTNLTANITPRPLTISNIKAQDKIYDKTTAATISATLGNVVPGDEVIWNGVGTFASFRVNRQNQADTPKPISVTYNSYTLSGAQSSNYTVSFATPTGLSAIINPLKLTPVVAASYEFEYGSSTQGQLVISTNGLIGVISPDHVQLYITVNFPNVNVGDYSGVVVGLSLGSTDKDNYYISPTTANVNIKITPKALTITATGPTRVYDGTDIAVLNLTDNRINADDITITYTSAKFNNKNVGTNKPITIAGLAISGTKAANYVLTNPPVATTGAITRKPLMVTGLTANEKVYDGLRDVLGFTGTVAMVGKVDGDDITLNGQPTGLCDNKDAGDRLVTLSGLTHSGVDAGNYALTMPAGMTMRITPKTVIGSFVAEDKLWDGNTNAAVSSFTIVDKITGDDVSFTGVARFLDSEMGIDKPVVFDITTASLTGLQKANYVLGSINNAVADIINPLPVTLVSFNAKTQNNQVVLSWTTATEIDNDYFQIERSADGKNFTAIGKVKGNGNSNTLLNYTFKDASPLVATAYYRLKQVDFNGKFEYSKVVSLQQKGAVVTSVAIKAYPNPTNDLLNLDLSHLSEAKIKIQVIGLDGHIVKAFEVQGGKVQSLDMTELAAGSYVVKLTGPEVNTFQRIVKR; encoded by the coding sequence ATGGAAAAACTTCTACTTTCATGGGTAGACACCCGTCTGCCGTTATTTTTTGCCTATTCTCAAAAAACACTTCTCAAATACGGCAAAGCCCTACTTCTTCTTTTCTTATTTCTATTCACAGCTTCTTATGCGCAAGCGCAAGTAGTAGTGACAACAACAGCCACAGGAGGGACTGATATCTCTGCAGATAATGCTGCCAATTCACTTGGAGGTGGTACGTTCACTACACTAGGTGATATCGTGATTTCCGAAACTTCAATGACTAATTTCAGAGCATCGCAAACACTTACAATTGTGGCTCCCACCGGTTGGCAATTTGGAAATGGCGGAATTACAAATACAGTGACAGGTGACAACGGTTCCCAAAATGTGTCTATTGGGGTTATAACATATACATCTACCACACTTAGCATTCCCATAAACGTTACTGGTACTAACAAGCGTGATATTATTAGACTTATTGGAGTAAGAGTAAAGGCCAACTCTGGAGCAGACATACCGGCTAGTGGCATCCTTACTGCTTCATTCACTGCAACTAGCCCCGCTTCTTCTATTGGAATCACTAATACAACTTCTTTAGGTGCACTTTCCCAAAAGGTAGGACAAGTATCCAAATTGGCTATAACTACTCAGCCTAGTTCAACAACTTATGGGTCTGCTATAGGTACTTCAGTTGTTAAATCGCAAGACCAATTTGGTAACCTATCAACCACCAATCTGCCTAGCAATTTAAATGTAACAGCTATAATTTCAAGTGGGACTGGTACTTTAAACAATAACGTTCTAAACATTGGCACTACTGGTACAAACGGAACAGTTACATTTTCTAATTTAAACGCAACCACCGCAGGGGTCAAAAGAATCACATTTAGTGCACCAGGGCTTACATCAGCAATAAGTAATGAATTTACAGTTAATCAAAGACCTTTGACTGTAACCGCTTCCGCTCAGAGCAAAATTTATGATGGGAATAATGTTGCCACAGCTTCACTTACCAATAATGCGCTTTCTGGAGATGTGGTAGTAGCTACTGCCGGTCAGGCTTTGTTCAGTGACAAGCATGTGGGCACTGGCAAAACAGTTTCTATCTCAGGAATTACAATTGGTGGGGCTGCAGCTGGTAACTATTCTCTTTCTAGTACTAATGCCACGACCACTGCCTCTATAACAGCCAAATCCATAGCGCTGGAGGGTGTATCTGCTGAAACTAAAGTTTACGATGGAACAACTAGTGCTAGCTTGACTGGTACGCCTTCCTTCAATAGTGCCATTAGCGGTGATGACGTGTCAGTTGACCTAAATGCTATGACTGCCACTTTTGATACGAAGGCCGTAGGTACCAATAAACAGATTATAATTTCAAACCCAACTGCAGCCTTAAGAGGAGGTGACGCCGGTAATTACACCTTAACCACAAACGTTAAAGGAGCTATTACGCCCTTAGCCATTGTAGGTGAAGTAACGGTGGCTAACAAGGTGTATGACAAAACCACTGCTGCTACTATTTCATCTAGAACATTGCAGGGTGAGATATCAGGAGATGTTGTCTCTTACATTGGCGGCACTGCTACTTTTGATAACGAGAATGTAGGCACTGGCAAAACTGTAGCAGTGAGCGGCCTTGGCTTAACTGGAGCAGATGCCGGAAACTACACAGTAAATACAACCGCAACTGCTACAGCAGATATTACCAAAAGAGCAATTGTGTTAACCGTCAATGCAGCGGACAAAGCATATGATGGTACCACATCAGCAGAGGCTACTATCTCCAGTAACATTATCAGTGGGGATAACCTCACAGTTGAATATGGAAGCGCAGTTTTTGCCAGCAAAGCTGTAGGAACTCATACAGTAACTGTCTCTGGGATTTCATTTGTTGGACCAGACCAAGATAACTATGCCATCCCTGATGGAGGAGAGGCAACAGGCACTGCCAGCATTACTAAAAAAGCTTTGGTAATGAGCAATGCCTCAGCTGATGACAAAGTGTATGACAGAACCAACGCTGCTATCATCTCTGGAGATTTAAATGGAATAATACCCGGAGATGAGGTTACAGTAAATCATGCTGGTGCCTTCGCTTCTATAAATGTGGGTAATAATATCCAGGTAAATGTGGTTAGTACCTTGTCTGGGGCAGATGCGGGCAATTACACTATTGCCCAGCCCTCTGGCCTAGTTGCTGACATAACCCCCAAAGAACTTACTGTCCTTAATGCAGCAGCTTTGGGCAAAGTGTATAATGCCAAAAGAGCCACTACCATTACCGGAACGCTAGATGGAATGATTGCACCAGATGTAGTGACCTTGGTAGGAACAGGTAATTTCCAGTCTTCTGAAGTAGGAACTCGTAATGTCACTTCTACAAGTACCCTTGGTGGGGCAAGTGCCGGTAACTATACATTGGTTCAACCTACAAACCTTTCGGCCACCATTACGCCAAAACCACTCTCCATTGGTTCTATATTAGCACAAAGCAAAATATATGACGGCAACATTAACGCCACTGTCACTGGAACGCTAGGAGGGGTAGAGGCAGATGATGTGAATGATGTGACACTGCAATTCAGTGGGACTTTCTCAGATCCAAATGTAGGAACAAATAAAGCAGTCACCGCCAATGCAACTCTAACTGGTGACAAGGCATTTAACTACTCCTTAACCCAGCCAGTTGGGCTTACTGCAAACATTACAGCCAAGCAACTAACTGTTTCTGGTATCACAGCTGTCAGCAGAGTGTATGACAGAACCACAGTGGCCACGCTTCAGGGTACACCGGTGTTGAGTGGCTTGCAAGATGGAGAGGCTGTTGATTTCAATATGGCAGGCTTAACCGCTTCGTTTGCCACCAAAACAGTTGGAAATAATAAAGCCGTGACGGTAACTGGTAACCCTCTTACAGGACCAAATGCTGGTAATTATTCACTTGCTCAGATAAGTGGCTTAACTGCTTCTATTACGCCATTAGCTCTAACTATCTCAGGCGCGGTGGCTAATAACAAAGTGTATGATGGAAACACGTCGGCTACTTTTGCCGGTACTTTGACAGGCGTAATATTAAATGATGTAGTCGCCTTAAACAAGGTAGCTAATTTCGCCACTCCCAATGTGGGCAATAACATTGCAGTAACCTCTACTAGTACCTTAACAGGTGGAGACGCTACTAACTATTCGTTGACGCAGCCAACTGGCCTCGCAGCGAATATAACTGGCAAAGTACTTACTATCGCCAATGCAGCAGCTGCTAATAAAGTATATGATGGCAACAATGTGGCTACCATCACTGGTACTTTGAGTGGACTTGCCCCAGGGGACAATGTAACGTTGAACCTGAGTGGTACATTTGCTCAAGTGAATGTAGGCACTGGAATTACAGTAACTTCTACCAGTACCATTACTGGTCCTCAATCAACCAACTATACGTTTAACCAGCCAACCAATTTAACAGCAAACATTACCCCAAGACCTCTTACTATTTCAAATATTAAGGCGCAGGACAAAATCTATGACAAAACTACTGCTGCTACCATCTCTGCCACTCTTGGGAACGTTGTACCTGGTGATGAGGTGATTTGGAACGGGGTGGGGACATTTGCTTCTTTCAGGGTGAACAGGCAGAACCAAGCCGACACTCCAAAACCTATTAGTGTCACCTATAACAGTTACACGCTTAGTGGCGCTCAGTCTAGCAATTATACTGTCAGTTTTGCAACGCCAACAGGGCTATCTGCTATCATCAATCCATTAAAATTGACCCCTGTTGTTGCTGCTAGTTATGAATTTGAATATGGAAGCAGCACTCAGGGCCAACTAGTCATTTCCACCAACGGATTGATTGGTGTGATTTCACCGGACCATGTACAACTTTACATCACAGTGAATTTCCCAAATGTAAACGTTGGAGACTATAGCGGTGTAGTGGTTGGGCTTTCTCTGGGATCAACTGATAAGGACAATTATTACATATCGCCTACCACGGCCAATGTAAATATAAAAATCACTCCAAAAGCCTTGACAATTACTGCTACTGGGCCTACCAGGGTGTATGATGGAACTGACATTGCAGTACTTAATCTCACAGACAATAGAATTAATGCTGATGATATCACCATCACCTATACTTCAGCCAAATTCAACAACAAAAATGTTGGCACCAATAAGCCGATTACCATTGCAGGTTTAGCCATCAGTGGGACGAAAGCAGCTAATTATGTTTTGACAAATCCACCAGTTGCTACGACGGGTGCCATTACCAGAAAGCCATTAATGGTGACTGGCTTAACGGCCAATGAGAAAGTCTATGATGGCTTGCGAGACGTTTTAGGTTTTACCGGTACAGTAGCCATGGTTGGGAAAGTTGATGGAGATGATATCACTTTGAATGGTCAGCCAACCGGCCTGTGTGACAACAAAGATGCAGGAGATAGACTAGTGACCCTGTCGGGTTTGACTCATTCTGGAGTAGATGCTGGTAACTACGCACTCACTATGCCTGCTGGCATGACCATGAGGATTACTCCAAAAACGGTGATTGGTTCTTTTGTAGCAGAAGATAAGCTGTGGGATGGTAATACCAACGCTGCTGTGAGTTCCTTCACCATTGTGGATAAAATTACCGGAGATGATGTAAGCTTTACTGGGGTGGCCCGGTTCTTAGACTCAGAGATGGGAATAGACAAACCTGTTGTATTTGACATCACTACCGCCAGTCTAACGGGCTTGCAGAAAGCTAACTATGTCTTAGGATCTATTAACAATGCCGTCGCAGACATTATTAATCCATTGCCAGTGACCTTGGTAAGCTTCAACGCAAAGACACAGAACAACCAAGTGGTGCTCTCCTGGACAACGGCCACCGAAATAGACAATGACTACTTCCAAATAGAGAGAAGTGCAGATGGCAAGAACTTTACCGCTATTGGCAAAGTGAAAGGAAATGGGAACAGCAACACCCTGCTTAACTACACCTTTAAAGATGCTTCGCCTTTGGTGGCTACCGCTTATTACCGCTTAAAACAAGTAGACTTTAACGGTAAGTTTGAGTACAGCAAAGTGGTGTCTTTGCAGCAGAAAGGTGCCGTGGTCACTTCTGTAGCCATAAAAGCATATCCTAACCCAACCAATGACCTGCTTAACCTTGACTTGTCTCATCTGAGTGAGGCCAAGATTAAGATTCAAGTAATAGGTCTAGATGGGCATATAGTAAAAGCATTTGAAGTACAGGGAGGCAAAGTCCAAAGCTTAGATATGACTGAGCTGGCTGCAGGTAGTTATGTTGTAAAACTGACAGGACCAGAAGTAAATACTTTCCAAAGAATAGTAAAGCGGTAG
- a CDS encoding DEAD/DEAH box helicase, translating into MSVTFNDFNLQTDLLEGIKSMGYKQATPIQAQAIPHILESKDLIACAQTGTGKTAAFLVPTLSKIAEARFDFTSTLILVPTRELAKQIDDQVEGLSYFTGATSIAIYGGNNAQNWDQQKHALTSGADIIVATPGRLIAHMQMGYVKLDQLKYLILDEADKMLDMGFMDDLMKIINQLPKERQTLLFSATMPPKIRDFARKILQQPEEISLSISKPAANIDQQIYLVYDQQKLRLLQHILKDAEVQTMILFTSRKSAVNEIVRALQKMGFEAEGISSDRTQDEREATLQKFRNKQLQVLVATDVMSRGIDVDNISHVVNFDVPQDAEDYVHRIGRTARAGTKGMAITFVNERDQERLVKIEKLIERELPKITLPETIGESPAYDPTGNRAKFSRDKGGYGGRGGNRSGGPRREGSSSGGDRNRSSKPRGERPATATAGAPATDQAPRVAGAPSTATGEAQKKKKRRKKPFKPKNAEGGTTASPSSAGSSAE; encoded by the coding sequence ATGAGCGTTACATTCAATGATTTCAACCTACAGACAGACTTGCTAGAAGGCATCAAGTCTATGGGTTACAAACAGGCTACTCCCATTCAGGCGCAAGCCATCCCGCATATTCTGGAGTCTAAGGACCTAATTGCCTGTGCCCAGACCGGGACTGGCAAAACAGCCGCCTTTCTAGTACCTACTCTAAGTAAGATTGCCGAAGCACGATTTGACTTCACCAGTACGTTAATCTTAGTCCCCACCCGCGAACTGGCCAAACAGATAGATGACCAGGTAGAAGGATTGAGCTATTTCACGGGGGCTACCTCTATCGCCATTTACGGCGGCAACAACGCCCAGAACTGGGACCAGCAGAAACACGCCCTCACCAGTGGCGCCGACATCATTGTCGCCACCCCAGGCCGTCTCATTGCCCACATGCAAATGGGCTACGTGAAACTGGATCAACTCAAGTACCTTATCCTGGATGAGGCCGATAAGATGTTGGACATGGGTTTCATGGATGATTTGATGAAGATCATCAACCAACTGCCCAAAGAGCGCCAGACACTGTTGTTCTCGGCTACCATGCCGCCTAAGATCAGGGACTTTGCCCGTAAGATTCTTCAGCAGCCCGAGGAGATTAGTCTTTCTATCTCCAAGCCAGCCGCCAACATTGACCAACAGATTTACCTGGTCTATGATCAGCAGAAATTAAGATTGCTCCAGCACATCTTAAAAGACGCCGAAGTACAAACCATGATATTGTTCACTTCGCGTAAGTCGGCGGTGAATGAGATTGTAAGGGCTCTTCAGAAGATGGGTTTTGAGGCCGAGGGCATCAGCTCAGACCGTACCCAGGATGAGCGCGAGGCCACCTTGCAGAAGTTCAGAAACAAGCAACTGCAGGTATTGGTAGCCACTGACGTGATGTCCCGTGGCATTGACGTGGACAACATCAGCCACGTGGTCAACTTTGACGTGCCGCAGGACGCCGAGGACTATGTACACCGCATTGGTCGTACGGCCCGCGCTGGCACCAAGGGTATGGCCATCACGTTTGTGAATGAGCGTGACCAGGAGCGCCTGGTGAAGATTGAGAAACTGATTGAGCGCGAACTGCCAAAAATCACCTTACCTGAGACCATCGGCGAAAGCCCTGCCTACGACCCAACCGGCAATCGCGCCAAGTTCAGCCGCGACAAAGGTGGTTATGGCGGAAGAGGCGGTAACCGCAGTGGTGGACCAAGAAGAGAAGGTAGTAGCAGCGGTGGAGACCGAAACCGGAGCAGCAAGCCTAGAGGCGAACGGCCTGCCACCGCCACAGCCGGCGCTCCTGCCACGGACCAGGCGCCACGCGTAGCGGGCGCCCCAAGCACTGCCACCGGCGAGGCTCAGAAAAAGAAGAAGCGCCGCAAGAAGCCGTTCAAGCCTAAAAACGCAGAAGGCGGCACTACAGCAAGTCCATCATCTGCTGGCTCATCCGCAGAATAA
- a CDS encoding 1,4-dihydroxy-2-naphthoate polyprenyltransferase, which yields MNSEKTGQNRPAVGTWVSAFRLRTLPLSLSCIGMGGFLAAADHLSRWPVLLLCVLTTLFLQILSNLANDYGDSQHGADSVDRQGPKRAVQAGHISAGQMKTAIGVFSLLSLVSGVALLWIALGTDGIYLFLFFLLLGLASIWAAISYTNGKKPYGYAGLGDISVFFFFGWVGVMGTYFLQTQRFFSEMLLPASTLGFFSAAVLNVNNIRDIVSDELAGKKSLPVRLGPARARSYHWFLLLAGLACTVIFVLQREEVSLWKWLFVGAIPLLLYNGSEVQRRQTAVELDPLLKQMAMSTLAFVLLFGIGLLAR from the coding sequence GTGAATTCTGAAAAAACAGGCCAAAATCGGCCTGCGGTGGGTACTTGGGTGTCGGCGTTCAGGTTACGGACGCTACCCCTTTCCCTTTCCTGCATTGGCATGGGCGGATTTTTAGCGGCGGCAGACCATCTTTCCAGGTGGCCTGTTTTGTTGTTATGCGTGCTTACCACGCTTTTCCTGCAAATATTATCTAATCTGGCCAACGACTACGGCGACAGCCAGCACGGCGCCGACAGCGTAGACCGCCAAGGCCCGAAGCGGGCCGTTCAAGCCGGCCATATCTCTGCAGGCCAGATGAAGACCGCCATTGGCGTATTCAGCCTGTTATCTCTGGTATCTGGCGTGGCGTTGCTCTGGATAGCCTTGGGCACCGACGGCATATATCTTTTCCTTTTTTTCCTGTTACTAGGCTTGGCTTCCATTTGGGCGGCCATCAGTTACACCAATGGCAAAAAGCCCTATGGCTATGCCGGCTTGGGTGATATCTCGGTATTCTTCTTCTTTGGCTGGGTAGGGGTGATGGGCACGTACTTTCTGCAGACCCAGCGCTTCTTCTCTGAGATGCTATTGCCAGCCTCTACCTTAGGGTTCTTCTCGGCGGCGGTCTTGAACGTGAACAACATCCGGGACATTGTCTCAGATGAACTGGCGGGTAAGAAGTCTCTGCCGGTGCGCTTGGGGCCTGCCAGAGCCAGAAGCTATCACTGGTTTCTATTACTGGCGGGTCTTGCCTGTACGGTCATCTTTGTATTGCAACGCGAGGAGGTATCTCTTTGGAAGTGGTTGTTTGTGGGGGCTATTCCTTTGCTCTTATACAACGGCAGCGAGGTGCAACGCCGACAGACTGCTGTAGAGTTAGACCCATTGCTTAAGCAGATGGCCATGTCTACTTTGGCATTTGTGTTGCTATTTGGCATTGGGTTGTTAGCAAGATAG